In one window of Gossypium hirsutum isolate 1008001.06 chromosome A01, Gossypium_hirsutum_v2.1, whole genome shotgun sequence DNA:
- the LOC121228148 gene encoding phosphomannomutase/phosphoglucomutase codes for MASTSTSLIPLRGHGRKASFSSSPAKTALKKALRFSFWSKSSVVICVKSSSGAVKYNEVVVDEEMDKIRRLQNGSDVRGVALEGEKGRTVDLTPPAVEAIAESFGEWIIKALEKERGRPVEDVTVSLGKDPRISGASLSVAVFAGLARAGCLTFEMGLATTPACFMSTLLPPFAYDASIMMTASHLPYTRNGLKFFTKKGGLTSPEVEEICDEAARKYANRLTKVSTMLNSPPKKVDFMRAYAKHLRDIIKERVNHPIHYDTPLKGFQIIVNAGNGSGGFFTWDVLDQLGADTFGSLHLNPNGMFPNHIPNPEDKTAMALTRAAVLENTADLGIVFDTDVDRSGVVDNNGNPINGDKLIALMSAVVLKEHPGTTIVTDARTSMELTRFITDRGGHHCLYRVGYRNVIDKGVHLNQDGVETHLMMETSGHGALKENYFLDDGAYMVVKIIIEMVRMTLEGSDEGIGSLIKDLEEPLESIELRMNIISEPKYAKARGREVIEAFRSYIEECQLKGWELDACGDCWVSEGCLVDSNDSPAAIDAHMYRAKVSNEKNDEIGWVHIRQSIHNPNIAINMQSSVPGGCQLMTKVFRDKFLLASGMDKILDFSQVDKYAKLGKMG; via the exons ATGGCTTCCACTTCAACATCCTTGATACCCTTACGAGGACATGGTCGAAAAGCCAGTTTCTCTTCATCACCAGCAAAAACTGCACTAAAAAAAGCGTTGagattttcattttggtcaaagTCAAGTGTAGTTATATGCGTTAAATCTTCTAGCGGTGCAGTGAAATATAATGAAGTGGTTGTTGATGAAGAGATGGACAAGATTAGGAGACTTCAAAATGGGTCCGATGTTCGAGGGGTTGCACTGGAAGGTGAAAAGGGTCGAACCGTGGACCTTACCCCACCAGCCGTGGAAGCCATAGCCGAGAGCTTCGGAGAGTGGATTATCAAGGCCTTGGAAAAGGAACGAGGACGTCCAGTGGAAGATGTTACAGTATCACTTGGCAAAGACCCTCGAATATCAGGAGCATCTCTGAGTGTAGCAGTATTTGCAGGCCTTGCTCGAGCTGGCTGCTTGACATTTGAGATGGGCCTTGCTACTACACCAGCTTGTTTTATGAGCACATTGCTGCCACCATTTGCTTACGATGCTTCAATCATG ATGACGGCTTCTCACTTACCCTACACTCGCAATGGTCTGAAATTTTTTACAAAGAAAGGAGGTTTAACTTCGCCTGAAGTGGAAGAGATATGTGACGAAGCTGCTCGTAAGTACGCCAACAGGCTCACAAAAGTGTCGACCATGCTTAACTCTCCTCCAAAAAAGGTTGACTTCATGAGGGCTTACGCAAAGCACCTACGGGACATTATCAAGGAGAGAGTGAACCATCCTATTCATTATGATACTCCACTCAAAGGATTCCAg ATAATTGTAAACGCTGGAAATGGATCAGGAGGTTTCTTCACATGGGATGTGTTAGACCAGCTTGGCGCAGATACATTTGGTTCTTTACATCTCAACCCTAATGGGATGTTCCCCAATCACATCCCCAATCCCGAAGACAAAACTGCAATGGCATTAACCCGAGCCGCTGTGCTAGAAAACACAGCTGATCTCGGCATTGTTTTCGACACTGACGTAGACCGCAGCGGTGTGGTCGACAACAATGGAAATCCCATCAATGGTGACAAGCTTATAGCCCTCATGTCCGCCGTTGTTTTGAAAGAACATCCCGGTACCACCATTGTTACTGATGCTCGTACAAGTATGGAACTTACAAGGTTTATCACTGATAGAGGCGGCCATCATTGCTTGTATCGTGTCGGTTACCGGAATGTTATCGATAAGGGGGTTCACTTGAACCAGGATGGCGTTGAAACACATCTCATGATGGAAACTTCAGGACATGGTGCACTCAAAGAGAACTATTTCCTGGACGATG GGGCTTACATGGTAGTGAAAATCATCATTGAAATGGTACGCATGACGCTTGAGGGATCAGATGAAGGAATAGGTAGTCTAATAAAAGATCTTGAAGAGCCATTAGAGTCCATAGAGCTTAGGATGAATATCATCTCCGAGCCTAAATATGCGAAGGCAAGAGGTAGAGAGGTGATTGAAGCATTTCGGTCCTACATTGAG GAATGTCAGCTTAAAGGATGGGAATTAGACGCTTGTGGAGATTGCTGGGTAAGCGAAGGTTGTCTTGTCGACTCGAACGACAGTCCAGCTGCCATTGATGCTCACATGTACAG GGCTAaagtttcaaatgaaaaaaatgatgAGATTGGTTGGGTACACATAAGGCAGAGTATCCACAACCCAAATATTGCTATAAACATGCAATCATCAGTTCCGGGAGGCTGTCAACTAATGACAAAAGTTTTCAGAGACAA GTTTCTCTTGGCAAGTGGAATGGACAAAATCCTTGACTTTTCTCAGGTCGACAAGTATGCCAAACTTGGGAAAATGGGCTAA